A single window of Eucalyptus grandis isolate ANBG69807.140 chromosome 1, ASM1654582v1, whole genome shotgun sequence DNA harbors:
- the LOC104446277 gene encoding uncharacterized protein LOC104446277, giving the protein MSRLAPVSEEPIDEESIRSCSKRGRSWRHWLRTHLSFAFNKNTNHLKVLLSVLGCPLFPVSVHQRTPVNEVSSSAQYIVQHFTAATGCRKLDGHVKNVFVTGKVTMAMTEEVGPSGAAAGATAAMASSVSQQKGCFVMWQMLPDKWLIELVLGDQKVVAGSNGSVAWRHTPWLGAHTAKGSVRPLRRALQGLDPVTIAAVFSTSEYMGEKKIGDVDCFVLKLSADQADLSDRSDSTAETIKHVAFGYFSQKNGLLVYLEDSYLTRIQSPGTRPMYWETSMATQIRDYREVDGVMIAHSGQSSAIITRFGDGRLRAGPEITRLEETWIIDDFAFNVPGLSVDSFIPPKDVRKDHFPLDDDWKSALD; this is encoded by the exons ATGAGTCGTCTCGCTCCGGTTTCTGAAGAGCCCATCGACGAGGAGAGCATCAGGAGCTGCTCCAAGAGAGGCCGGTCATGGAGGCACTGGCTCAGGACCCACCTGTCATTCGCGTTCAACAAGAACACCAATCACCTCAAGGTCCTCCTCAGCGTCCTGGGTTGCCCTCTTTTCCCCGTCTCCGTCCATCAAAGGACGCCAGTCAATGAG GTGTCATCCTCAGCACAGTACATCGTACAGCATTTTACGGCCGCTACAGGCTGCCGGAAGCTGGATGGGCACGTGAAGAACGTGTTCGTCACAGGAAAAGTCACGATGGCGATGACAGAGGAGGTTGGACCAAGCGGAGCAGCAGCGGGCGCCACTGCTGCCATGGCGAGCAGCGTTTCACAGCAAAAGGGATGCTTCGTGATGTGGCAAATGTTGCCCGACAAGTGGCTCATAGAGCTGGTGTTGGGCGACCAGAAGGTCGTGGCTGGCAGCAATGGCAGCGTGGCTTGGCGGCACACGCCGTGGCTCGGCGCACACACCGCGAAGGGCAGTGTCCGACCTCTCCGGCGAGCTCTTCAG GGACTAGATCCGGTAACGATAGCAGCCGTATTCTCTACGTCGGAATACATGGGAGAGAAGAAGATCGGGGATGTGGATTGCTTCGTCCTCAAACTGTCTGCAGATCAGGCGGACTTGTCCGACCGGAGCGACAGCACAGCGGAGACGATCAAGCACGTCGCTTTCGGGTACTTCAGCCAAAAGAATGGACTCTTGGTGTACTTAGAGGACTCTTATTTGACAAGGATACAATCCCCCGGGACACGCCCCATGTACTGGGAGACCTCGATGGCCACTCAGATCCGGGACTACCGTGAAGTGGATGGCGTTATGATCGCTCACTCAGGCCAATCGAGTGCGATCATCACGCGATTTGGAGATGGTCGTCTACGAGCAGGCCCGGAAATCACTCGGTTGGAAGAAACGTGGATCATCGATGATTTCGCATTCAACGTGCCTGGTCTGTCTGTGGACAGCTTCATTCCACCAAAGGATGTGAGGAAGGACCATTTTCCAttagatgatgattggaaatcaGCATTAGACTGA